TCTTATtctaactcccactgtaaaacaccacactaatgatatcccaaaccataccggTCTTATACTAACacccactgtaaaacaccacactaatgatatcccaaaccataccggtcttattctaactcccactgtaaaacaccacactaatgatatcccaaaccataccggtcttattctaactcccactgtaaaacaccacactaatgatatcccaaaccataccggtcttatactaactcccactgtaaaacaccacactaatgatatcccaaaccataccggtcttatactaactcccactgtaaaacaccacactaatgatatcccaaaccataccggtcttattctaactcccactgtaaaacaccacactaatgatatcccaaaccataccggtcttatactaactcccactgtaaaacaccacactaatgatatcccaaaccataccggtcttatactaactcccactgtaaaacaccacactaatgatatcccaaaccataccggtcttattctaactcccactgtaaaacaccacactaatgatatcccaaaccatacctgtcttattctaactcccactgtaaaacaccacactaatgatattccaaaccataccggtcttatactaactcccactgtaaaacaccacactaatgatatcccaaaccatacctgtcttattctaactcccactgtaaaaGCACCACACTAATGATATTCCAAACCATACCTGTCTTATactaactcccactgtaaaacaccacactaatgatatcccaaaccataccggtcttattctaactcccactgtaaagcaccacactaatgatatcccaaaccaCACCGGTCTTATTCTAACtaccactgtaaaacaccacactaatgatatcccaaaccataccggtcttatactaactcccactgtaaaacaccacactaatgatatcccaaaccatacctgtcttattctaactcccactgtaaaacaccacactaatgatatcccaaaccataccggTCTTATTCTAACacccactgtaaaacaccacactgatatcccaaaccatacctGTCTTATTAtaactcccactgtaaaacaccacactaatgatatcccaaaccatacctgtcttattctaactcccactgtaaaacaccacactaatgatatcccaaaccataccggtcttatactaactcccactgtaaaacaccacactaatgatatcccaaaccatacctgtcttattctaactcccactgtaaaacaccacactaatgatatcccaaaccataccggtcttattctaactcccactgtaaaacaccacactaatgatatcccaaaccataccggtcttattctaactcccactgtaaaacaccacactaatgatatcccaaaccatacctgtcttattctaactcccactgtaaaacaccacactaatgatatcccaaaccataccggtcttatactaactcccactgtaaaacaccacactaatgatatcccaaaccataccggtcttattctaactcccactgtaaaacaccacactaatgatatcccaaaccatacctgtcttattctaactcccactgtaaaacaccacactaatgatatcccaaaccatacctgtcttattctaactcccactgtaaaacaccacactaatgatatcccaaaccataccggtcttatactaactcccactgtaaaacaccacactaatgatatcccaaaccataccggtcttattctaactcccactgtaaaacaccacactaatgatatcccaaaccataccggtcttattctaactcccactgtaaaacaccacactaatgatatcccaaaccatacctgtcttattctaactcccactgtaaaacaccacactaatgatatcccaaaccataccggtcttatactaactcccactgtaaaacaccacactaatgatatcccaaaccataccggtcttattctaactcccactgtaaaacaccacactaatgatatcccaaaccataccggtcttattctaactcccactgtaaaacaccacactaatgatatcccaaaccataccggtcttatactaactcccactgtaaaacaccacactaatgatatcccaaaccataccggtcttattctaactcccactgtaaaacaccacactaatgatatcccaaaccatac
The genomic region above belongs to Oncorhynchus keta strain PuntledgeMale-10-30-2019 unplaced genomic scaffold, Oket_V2 Un_contig_15170_pilon_pilon, whole genome shotgun sequence and contains:
- the LOC127918885 gene encoding uncharacterized protein LOC127918885, coding for WCFTVGVRIRQVWFGISLVWCFTVGVSIRPVWFGISLVWCFTVGVRIRQVWFGISLVWCFTVGVRIRPVWFGISLVWCFTVGVRIRPVWFGISLVWCFTVGVSIRPVWFGISLVWCFTVGVRIRPVWFGISLVWCFTVGVRIRPVWFGISLVWCFTVGVSIRPVWFGISLVWCFTVGVRIRPVWFGISLVWCFTVGVSIRPVWFGISLVWCFTVGVSIRPVWFGISLVWCFTVGVRIRPVWFGISLVWCFTVGVSIRPVWFGISLVWCFTVGVSIRPVWFGISLVWCFTVGVRIRPVWFGISLVWCFTVGVRIRPVWFGISLVWCFT